The region ttttactcccctctaaatatttttcatacacttgcaagcattttcttttacctttttgtcaatatcatcacattacatgctcatttttattttattattttttacacattttgttctatatattttttttacattgtctatacattatttttacatttacatatattttcattttttttattcttatattttttacatatatcatatacatataaattcTTACACCGTGTATACTGCACTAATTCTAGGGTCAAAACAAGTTTTATCTCCCTTTTGTCAAGTTTAATaaactttatgtcaaatcatttttttaaaggctTTATGTCAAATCACTTTTCAAAGACTTTATGTCATATCACTTTTCAAAGGCTTTATGTCAAATCACCTTTTAAAAGCTTTATGTCACATCCCttattttttgactttttcaaacttctttaactaacatatttttctttcattttataatttattacaAATATTACACTcttggccgatgaagaaatttccatcgatttccaaggcctcccatgtacaaaagacaggtttttattttattttaagtttattcattatttctttaattcattcgatagttatttattctcttactaacacTTTCACTAAGTGTTTATACAGGTACTCGGAGATACATCCCGAAGACGACACTCGGAAGGAATCCGAAGATTTCATCGAATCACtatatacttttatacttacgaggtacattctctttataatcttttatatattcttttttactatacattctttatgaatatttgatacttgatataaatacatttttatacactgtatatacttagTATGTTATCATctagtgtagcttttcatgaagtcataacattttgaaaacgattaataataatgataaacagataaataatccccctctagtgttcagttaaactaagtttaaggacTGTTTTCGGACGAGTGCTcgagggatgcttaataccttcccctcggggtaaataaaacccttatctagaatctcatatgtttcgtggactaaaaatggagtagacacacaaatacatataggtttcctgtttttcctcaaaaataaggtggcgactctaacttTTTTATACCAGTTAGACGAACCGggaagttgcaaactatcttggacccgttcaaaatagggcgtaacagTGCTAGTTATCACAGATTCACAAACCCTAACTTTGTATGTGAGCGATTAGTCACGTACCGTTGATTTGATACCTCGAAGGATgaagaaaatgatcaaaataaaGGACTTCTTTTTGGTAGTAGGTTTAAAATAGTCCTTTAGTATCATTTGAGCAGTTTTGGTTCTTTAAGTTTAATAAATGTTAACacttttacaacaacaacaactacatacCCATTATAATACCACAAGTGCGGTCTAGAGAGGGTAGTGTGTATGCAtgccttacctctaccttgggaGATAACATATTTCGTCTCTGTTAAATATTTATTGAATTCTGTGTGTTAGATTTAGTGGAAACTatggaaaaaaaggaaattagcTGCAACTCATAATTAGATGGTAGTTTCTGCTAATTTTGATCTATTTTAGAGTATGGTGCAGTCTTTTGAGGTGTAATTTCtactattttcttaaatatcttTTTATTGTTTAGTTTTTTTAGTTGCATATTCAAGGATTTACTGAGACTTCCGGGCGTTTATGGTTTATCCTTCTGTTTCTGTCAAATCTAATGAAcacaaaattattaaatatatgacGAGGGCcaaaaatattgacgtttccaAACTTCAAGGATCAAAAATGTTCAGTGCATACTTAGTGGACTATCTTGAATCTACCATCAAATATAAGGGACCACTTTTGTTATTTCTTTATCAAAGCTGTGGGCGGTTTTGTTTTGGACCGGGATCTTGTTTTTCAGTAGACTGGTTTAAGACGAATGATGAGGAGGACCGCTTTTCATTGCTTAGCTTTTCTTCTGGTTCGGTGAATTGGGCCACGTGCTTTTGAAAACGAAAAGGTTCTGCCACGTGCACACTGAGTATGAGAGTTTGGactaatcctttttttttttttttcctttagggtgtgtttggtttgtaggaaaacatttttcaatcTTCTGGTTGGTtaaaaattttgacaaatatattcttcaaaaaaacaaattccttaaaaatgaaaaaaatgacttGCCTAACGGAaataaggaaaacaagttctaCAAGTGACATTCCGCATTAATTGTCTCGTCCCCTCCCTCCAAGACACTCCTACCCCATCCCACCACTTCCACACCCCTTCCCCTTAATTATAGTTCCCATTACATACCAAACATAAGAAATAGTCAGAcattcatttatttaaaaaaaaaaaaaaccaagaaatcACTTTCGgcggaaaacattttccttcgtaccaaacacaccttaAATTTCATCTGGCTATATAATATGTGGAAGCTAAATCTACCATGTTTAGTTACAAGGTCACATTTAACATGCTTTAGTTGCAGGTGTTCGATATTTACATTAACTTCATAAATACGATACATATGTATTAATTTACATTTGTATGCTAATTACCTATAATTAATGTACTTTTTAaccttaattttaatttaatagtagtaaagtaataacattaaatataaatatcaagtacgaatatattttttattatatctCAACAGTCCCTAAGTGTGAAATTTTTTATTCCATACAAACCTGAAATTGAGGGAGGGCAAAGTAAAACTGCACTGCAACAACCCGAATTTATGAAACGGTGAGGTTTATTCGTGAGAAAACCTAATTTTGTATGTCACCAATCAATCTCCGCCTTTGGTTTTATGATCGAAGCAGTGGGTGGTTTCGGTGAATCGGGCCACGTGCACACTGAGTACGACACTTTGGATACCAAGTGGTAGTaatcacttttttttccttttcttttttagattttttttttaattactccctccagctcgatttaagtgttttagtttgattaggcacaaagtttaagaaataaagagagacttttgaatgttcctaaattaaagatatgtataatgtactaaaatgatCTTTGGatcttgtggttataaacttgtcatctaggatgtttgaattgtcaacttactaaatatagataGAGGCACTCTTTCTCagacaaaccaaaaaaaaaaaaaaaaagtaagacacttaaattgggacggagggagtacatagGTAGGGAAAGGGGAAATGGGAAAGAGAATTACAACGTGGGGAtacgaaccctcaccaacagcGTAAAAGTTCATGTGTAACCAAATAACCGAGCCTACTAGAtcccttcctctttttttttttttttttttttttttttttttcctttagagTCTGTTTGGGTTAATATTTTCCGATTACAtacaaaatacaagaaaatcacgtatttttcaaaaaaatattttttaagaaattattttttgcaaaaaaaaaaaaaaaaattgtttcgtGGAAGTTAAATCTACCATGTTTAGTTACAAGGTAATATTTACCACGATTTGATTATAGGTGTAAATCTTCCATGctaatttttcatttatatGCTAAATTACCTATAATTAATATActttttaactttaattttaatttaatcatAGTAAAGTAATAAAATTTGATGTATCGAGTTTGAATAATCTTTAATTGTATCTTAATAGCTCCCAAGTGTGAAATTGTTTTATTTTGCACAAACTTGAGATACTATTTGTCTTAATTACTCTCCTGCATTTGGTTATTGAATAATGTTCACCTCCTCAACGATCTCCATCAACCAACTAATTAAGAATGCAGCAAAAACGAAAGTTTTCTCTACAGTCAATTGTGAAAAAAACACATCATCTTGTTTCACGAAACCTGCACAATAACAACCCCTAAGTGTGAAACTGTTTTGTACAAACCTGAAATTTTATTTGTCGTAATTACTATGCTGGATTTGGTCATTGAATAGCGTTCACCTCCTCAACGACCTCCGTCCACCAActaattaaatctttttttcccttaaatttCATATGGAAATATATAGTATGTGGCAACTAAACTTTTCCATGTTTTTTGGTTAGAAGGTTAAATGCATGTCCCTTTCCATTTTAATTAGTTTTTTCTTAAGGAAGAAGGGCATACTTGATCACGATTGTCTAATCCATTCTATTCCTGTTCGAAATTGAAATAAATTGGTCATTTATATTATCAATTGGTTTCAACTTTTGCTTCTGCTTCATTTCTTTTTATTCAGTTGAAATAAAAGATGCATTATTCACAATAAATATGTTTCGTCTATTCTCAACCTCCAAcatttcatttgatttgaaataAGAAGATAAAGGCAAAAACAAATCCTTATTAATATTTATTATGTATACGTGTGGCTAGTGAGATGAGTTTATCACTATCCTTGCAAGTCTTTCCCAATGTTTGAAGAGGAATTTGTCTCTTCCTCTTTCTGCTACTGTTGcttcttcttctccatttttttttccttatgtgcactaCAAAATTAAAGGGCGATCATTGCTTATTCGTGATTATTTTGGATTGATATTGGTTGGAAAAAGCTTGAAGAATTATTGGGTTCTGTTAAGCTTGTTAGGAGAAGAAgacaaataataaatatttgaaggttGGAGTTGAATCCAACAATTGAGAATTATTGAAACCGACATTAGAAGTCTGACTAGCAAATTTGAAGTCatttggagttgttttggaacAATTTGGTCAATTTTAAAGTAAAAACATATTGTTAAAATTTCTGCACGATAAGTTATTGTGGTCGTCGggattttgaatataaatcctAACAGGTCGTTAGAATTCCATCCACAAATAATGAAAAGATCATGACGATCACCATAGCTTGTTGttaaggcaagccttatgattgaAATCTTGACGATTACAATAATTTGTAGTTAAAATAAATCTTGCgcaatatcaaataaaaaatcgTGACAACCAATCAGAAATTTGTTTAAGATTCCAGTGAtacaattattattatattgctTTTTTAACATGTCAAACTTTAAATGATGATCCCCGAGGATCCCATTTGTGCAAATCTCCCCCATTTTAAAAGCCAAGCTCTCACAACCAAAAGTTTGTTTTGAGCCAGGGCCCATATTATTCACTTTGTAAATGAGGGCCTACATTTAAGGGAAAAGGACATATATGGCCGGTCGGCCATAAATAATTCCACCCTCTAGctcaattttttccaaattcaaattataCCCACTAAACTAATTTCATCCATTAGTCAAAacttaaataagacaatttttaaataaaaacccaaacataaaaatatttgaggcgatttttatatataatacgtgtcatttgtgtataaaatatatatcagtacctatctgtaatgtatagaaactgtataaattatgaatcactaaggtatgcatcatttttgtatataatatgtatcatttatgtatataatatgtatcaacACAGTGCAACTGCCctgtatagaatagaaaattgtatcatttttgtataaaatatgtatcattttttgtatagaaagtgtatatagaATTtcagcatgtgtatataaactgtatcagtcttgtataaaaagtgtaccatacgtataaaaaatgtgttataaaaattgtatcattgtggtatataatatgtatcactattgtatatgttaaaaataaatatcatatcattattgaataatatgtgtataataaatgtataattaacgtataatttatgtataataaatgtatgattaatttcaacatatgtatataaagtgtataattcttgtatataaagtgtatatataattccaacatatgtgCAACGACCCAATTGCAAGAGCGGAGCTCTACCAACTGAGCTATATCCCCCCGCCCTTTAGTTTCCAAACATGTACagtttatatttaaaaactcAAAGATGCTATGTCCTAATTCACAGTCAAAATTAAGAAACTTGGCTCTCGAGATCGGAactatgccacataaattgggatttGGGAGAGACTGAGTAACCTAGTGAGATAGCAGTCCGTTTGGATTCTATCTTAATAGTTAAAGCAGGCCAAAATCatcttgttgcaacatattctcCAGTCCAAATGAGCAATGACAGACTTAGCGGTGACTCCAATAAGACTAAAACTATGTTTTCTTAACCCTATAAGCTATATAAATGAACATATACCAATCCTTCATGTTCAAAGCACTATAATAATTGATTACTAATCAATCATGGCACAAGAAAACAGGGAACTCCATGTAGTTTTTGTTCCATACTTGACGCCAAGTCATATGATCCCCTTAGTTGATACAGCTAGACTTTTTGCTAGCCATGGCGTTAAAGTTAGTATTATTGCCACCCCCTACAACGCCATCCTTTTCGAGTCCTCCATCGATCATGCAACTGATTTAGGCCACAGAATATTCGTCCACAAACTCAAATTCCCATCAGCTGAAGTAGGATTACCTGAAGGGATCGAAAACTTCAGTGCTACTACTACCCAAGAAATGGCAACAGGCGTATTTATGGGAATTGCTTTGCTTCAAAAACCCATGGAAGATCTTATCGTTGAGCTTCGTCCTCATTGCATTGTTTCAGACCTGTTCTTTCCGTGGACTGTGGATGTAGCTGAGCGACTGGAGATACCCAGACTTATGTTTTATCCGACCAATGTTATGTTCCATTGTGTTGAACATTGTTTGAAGGTTTATACACCTCATGAGAAGGTAAGTTCGGATTCAGAAAGCTTTTTGATTCCATGTTTACCAGATAAGATTGAAATTAAAAGATCTCAACTACCTGATGATCTGAAAACCAACCCTGAAGGACCATATTGGGAGTTGTTGAAGAGAGTTAAAGAATCAGAACCTCGGAGCTATGCTATGATTCATGACACTATCTATGATCTAGAGCCTAGTTATGCTGAGCTTTACCAGAAAATCAAAGGTAAAAAACCATGGTTGGTTGGtcctttgtttcatttttcaaaGAGAGAAGAAGCAAGCAATACTAGAGATACTCCAGTTCAAGAGCGACATAGCTGCCTAAGTTGGCTTGATTCTCAACAACCAAACTCAGTTGTATACATTTGTTTTGGAAGTATGGCGAGGTTTTCTGATGCTCAGCTTACTGAAATTGCCTTGGCTCTTGAGGCATTGAATTCGTCGTTTCTTTGGGTGGTAAGAAAGGGAGACAATGAGCAAGAAAGTTGGATGCCTACTGGCTTTGAAGAAAAAATGCTTAGCAACAACAAAGGTTTGATAGTCAGAGGTTGGGTGCCACAGCTGAAGATCTTGAACCATCCATCAACCGGAGCGTTCATGACTCACTGTGGCTGGAACTCCACCTTGGAATCTCTTACAGCCGGAGTGCCAATGCTGACATGGCCATTGTTCGCGGAGCAGTTCTACAATGAGAAACTGCTGGAGGTTCTTGGATGTGGGATCGGGGTTGGGGCAGAAGTGTGGCACGTTACATTTGATATCAAGGATACGATTGTCAAGAAGGATAAGATAGAGGCAAGTGTGAAAATGTTGATGAATGCCTCTACGGAAAGCGAAAAGATCAGAAGTAGAGCAAAAGATGTTGAAGCAATGGTTAAGAGGGCTGTAGGACAAGGCGGTTCGTCTTATAATCATCTAATAGCATTAATACAGGAGCTCAAGTGTCATGCTTTTGGCATATCAGAAGAGTAATCGGAATATTTAATGTCCTGAGGTACtaatttttcctaaaatatgcATCACGGATGGTGAACTCGCGTGCATTACATGACAGAAGAAAAGGGAAGACGAAATAACATGTTATGTTTCAAGCATCTTTTATTGACAACAAAATCTAGTgttgagaaaataaaattagGTGAATCTGTAAGCAGTACTTTTCCCTTCTC is a window of Lycium ferocissimum isolate CSIRO_LF1 chromosome 12, AGI_CSIRO_Lferr_CH_V1, whole genome shotgun sequence DNA encoding:
- the LOC132039808 gene encoding nuatigenin 3-beta-glucosyltransferase-like, translating into MAQENRELHVVFVPYLTPSHMIPLVDTARLFASHGVKVSIIATPYNAILFESSIDHATDLGHRIFVHKLKFPSAEVGLPEGIENFSATTTQEMATGVFMGIALLQKPMEDLIVELRPHCIVSDLFFPWTVDVAERLEIPRLMFYPTNVMFHCVEHCLKVYTPHEKVSSDSESFLIPCLPDKIEIKRSQLPDDLKTNPEGPYWELLKRVKESEPRSYAMIHDTIYDLEPSYAELYQKIKGKKPWLVGPLFHFSKREEASNTRDTPVQERHSCLSWLDSQQPNSVVYICFGSMARFSDAQLTEIALALEALNSSFLWVVRKGDNEQESWMPTGFEEKMLSNNKGLIVRGWVPQLKILNHPSTGAFMTHCGWNSTLESLTAGVPMLTWPLFAEQFYNEKLLEVLGCGIGVGAEVWHVTFDIKDTIVKKDKIEASVKMLMNASTESEKIRSRAKDVEAMVKRAVGQGGSSYNHLIALIQELKCHAFGISEE